The Haloarchaeobius sp. HME9146 genome includes a region encoding these proteins:
- a CDS encoding universal stress protein: MYEHILVPTDGSPGSENATKHALELAERFGSTVHALYVESPQRDFQELDGRPNPPSSDEALAKVTDVAERHDVTVETAVEVGAPHERIRAYAEENDIDLIVLGTHARTGVDRYLLGSVTERVIRTVDTPTLVVRLDKSDFVVKTAEQAIDLSVEALREEGYTDISVDEDPYREEPLWVVRADADGESRTVYVDNRSGNTRVLGRRKE; encoded by the coding sequence ATGTACGAGCACATCCTGGTTCCGACAGACGGTAGCCCCGGCTCCGAGAACGCCACCAAACACGCACTCGAACTGGCCGAGCGATTCGGCTCGACAGTCCATGCGCTCTACGTGGAGAGCCCGCAGCGTGACTTCCAAGAACTCGACGGGCGACCGAATCCACCATCGAGTGACGAGGCACTCGCGAAGGTGACCGACGTCGCCGAGAGACACGACGTCACAGTCGAGACCGCCGTCGAGGTCGGCGCACCCCACGAGCGCATCCGGGCGTACGCCGAGGAGAACGACATCGACCTCATCGTCCTCGGGACCCATGCACGGACGGGCGTCGACCGCTACCTGCTGGGGAGCGTCACGGAGCGGGTCATCCGGACCGTCGACACACCCACGCTCGTCGTCCGGCTCGACAAGTCGGACTTCGTGGTCAAGACGGCAGAGCAAGCGATCGACCTGTCCGTCGAAGCCCTGCGCGAGGAGGGATACACGGACATCTCGGTCGACGAAGACCCCTACCGCGAGGAGCCGCTGTGGGTCGTCCGCGCGGACGCTGACGGCGAAAGTCGAACCGTGTACGTCGACAACCGGAGCGGGAACACTCGGGTGCTCGGCCGTCGAAAGGAATGA
- a CDS encoding N-acyl homoserine lactonase family protein — protein sequence MSSIDLTPVPRGHIVADESFIFEGAAVATASDPNPSHERRRCPVYNVVIDHPNATILWDTGSHPDAGDGHWPADMYDAFTHEGARPLSEDLASVGYSLEDIDAVVMSHLHLDHAGGLHNFEGTEVPIFVHRDEFEFAYVSAKTAHGDEAYLEGDFDHELNWQLVSGPRASPFPDVDLFHLPGHSPGLVATVIDRADGPVILAGDIGYVEENWTERRPMGGSLLWNKELWLESCARLDDLATRFDATVVVGHDPDAIATVDQL from the coding sequence ATGTCGAGTATCGACCTCACGCCCGTCCCTCGCGGGCACATCGTCGCCGACGAGTCGTTCATCTTCGAGGGGGCAGCCGTCGCGACCGCCTCGGACCCGAATCCGAGTCACGAGCGTCGCCGCTGTCCCGTCTACAACGTGGTCATCGACCACCCCAACGCGACCATCCTCTGGGACACCGGCTCGCATCCCGACGCGGGTGATGGGCACTGGCCGGCCGACATGTACGACGCGTTCACCCACGAGGGGGCACGGCCATTGTCGGAAGATCTGGCGTCGGTCGGGTACTCGCTGGAGGATATCGACGCCGTGGTCATGAGCCACCTCCACCTCGACCATGCGGGGGGCCTACACAATTTCGAAGGGACCGAGGTTCCAATCTTTGTCCACCGCGACGAGTTCGAGTTCGCGTACGTGAGCGCGAAGACCGCCCACGGGGACGAGGCGTATCTGGAAGGCGACTTCGACCACGAGCTGAACTGGCAGCTCGTCTCGGGGCCGCGCGCCAGTCCGTTCCCCGATGTGGACCTGTTCCACCTCCCCGGGCATTCACCCGGCCTCGTCGCGACGGTCATCGACCGTGCGGATGGACCCGTCATTCTGGCTGGCGATATCGGCTACGTCGAGGAGAACTGGACTGAACGGCGGCCGATGGGCGGTTCACTGCTCTGGAACAAGGAGTTGTGGCTGGAGAGCTGTGCACGGTTG